A single region of the Lotus japonicus ecotype B-129 chromosome 4, LjGifu_v1.2 genome encodes:
- the LOC130711739 gene encoding uncharacterized protein LOC130711739, giving the protein MAIRVCQPLPLLIFVIALVLSSGPSPTTGFNLFPNLFSGCLGFCTSGDAKCNEKCISKGYSGGACGDHAGLLCCCDKK; this is encoded by the exons ATGGCTATTCGTGTTTGTCAACCTTTGCCTCTCCTAATTTTTGTAATTGCTTTAGTTCTATCTTCAG GTCCAAGTCCAACAACAGGATTTAATTTGTTCCCCAACTTGTTCTCCGGTTGCCTAGGGTTTTGCACTTCTGGTGATGCCAAATGCAACGAGAAATGTATTAGTAAAGGGTATTCGGGGGGTGCATGTGGTGACCATGCTGGTTTGCTTTGTTGTTGTGataaaaaatga